The following are from one region of the Littorina saxatilis isolate snail1 linkage group LG2, US_GU_Lsax_2.0, whole genome shotgun sequence genome:
- the LOC138958509 gene encoding uncharacterized protein isoform X4, whose amino-acid sequence MVLCSPEWRKEHDHGGQHNIYIQQHLEELQKKCDEFHECTIELYKAENFHRVLAGEPIQLKNICGLMYPDGEEMYKNGNESVKCSLKERAAIRQDIGRRLSTDMAKDKSEWKQLNECLKENRTADESDIDTLCGRTKKETSLCGNGRIHNKAEEFFNHEMEHLHCSCAAIREQKPTEESSPKLPLSIRIAVVSGVLSLIVILFIVVIVLCIRHRKVKKRLSQHRMKYMPSPHDEGSAIYQEINDCPPGLRNGKNEGNISGGYHFLGRAPSLPERYVKPQMARSRNNPNSPGEEEREYLEPLPDSGSGRRTSPAARANMGYGAPKNLAVVEPPYDLARNPANMSPTDGRPPKESNYFERLQPMNSVEDDGGYSTLGRKRVPPEEAHDDEVGAEESADGRQYFVLEPQDDAASEKDALTMVNSDASEFSGVQTAL is encoded by the exons ATGGTTCTGTGTTCACCTGAGTGGAGAAAGGAACACGACCATGGAG GTCAGCACAATATCTACATCCAGCAACACCTGGAAGAGCTGCAGAAGAAGTGTGACGAGTTCCACGAATGTACGATAGAGTTGTACAAAGCTGAGAACTTCCACCGTGTGTTGGCTGGCGAGCCTATCCAGCTGAAGAACATCTGCGG GTTGATGTACCCAGATGGGGAAGAGATGTACAAGAACGGGAACGAGTCGGTCAAGTGTTCTCTGAAGGAGCGAGCTGCAATTCGGCAGGACATTGGCCGCCGTCTGTCCACTGATATGGCCAAAGACAAGAGCGAGTGGAAGCAACTCAACGAGTGCTTGAAAGAAAACCGCACTGCCGATGAATCTGATATCGACACCCTTTGTGG GCGTACGAAAAAGGAAACGAGTCTTTGTGGAAATGGTCGTATCCACAATAAGGCTGAAGAGTTCTTTAACCATGAGATGGAACACCTGCATTGCTCCTGTGCTGCCATAAGGGAACAAAAACCAACTGAAG AAAGTTCGCCCAAGTTGCCCCTGAGTATAAGGATTGCTGTGGTGTCCGGAGTGCTGAGCCTCATCGTCATTCTCTTTATCGTCGTCATCGTTCTTTGCATCAGGCACCGCAAGGTCAAGAAACGCCT ATCCCAGCACCGCATGAAGTACATGCCGTCTCCCCATGATGAAGGTTCTGCAATCTATCAGGAGATCAACGACTGTCCACCG GGACTTCGCAATGGAAAGAACGAAGGAAACATATCCGGAGGCTACCACTTCCTGGGCCGCGCCCCTTCGCTGCCAGAGCGCTACGTCAAACCTCAGATGGCCCGTTCTCGTAACAACCCCAACTCACCCGGAGAGGAAGAGCGCGAGTACTTAGAACCTCTACCCGACAGTGGCTCTGGGAGAAGAACATCCCCTGCAGCCCGCGCCAACATGGGCTACGGGGCTCCCAAGAATTTGGCAGTGGTAGAGCCCCCCTACGACCTGGCCAGGAACCCGGCCAACATGTCGCCTACGGACGGCAGGCCTCCCAAGGAGAGCAACTACTTTGAGCGACTACAGCCGATGAACAGCGTCGAGGATGACGGGGGCTACTCCACGCTAGGTCGTAAGCGCGTGCCGCCGGAAGAGGCGCATGACGACGAGGTGGGCGCAGAGGAGAGCGCTGATGGTCGCCAGTATTTCGTCCTGGAGCCCCAAGATGACGCCGCCTCTGAGAAGGACGCGCTGACCATGGTCAACAGTGACGCTAGTGAATTTTCGGGAGTTCAAACAGCTTTGTAG